The Micrococcales bacterium sequence CGTCAGAGCGCTGGCTGGTGCGTTCCTTGGCGAAATACAGGCGGCTGGAACGCTCCCAGGCGACAAGTTCTTCCCGGGTGACACCGGCATCGCGCGCCAGGCAGGCCTCAAGGCGCCGCTGCCACGGTCCGTCCAACCAGACCAGGGTGTCGATCCAGCTGGCGGCCGCTCTGGGCGCGCAACCGCAACCCTCAACTACCAGGCTGTTGGTTGAAGCGATCCAGACGGGCGGCCCGGCGACGGAAGGGTTGAGCCAGTCGTGGGCGTTGAACAGGGCCGGCCGGCCTTGCGCCA is a genomic window containing:
- a CDS encoding uridine kinase, which produces MKIIFVDGPAGAGKTTWANDLATGLGLPVVHMDDLYQGWDGLEAGFTRLEQLVLQPLAQGRPALFNAHDWLNPSVAGPPVWIASTNSLVVEGCGCAPRAAASWIDTLVWLDGPWQRRLEACLARDAGVTREELVAWERSSRLYFAKERTSQRSDVKLVR